GCCCGGCAGCGGGGTGTTCTCGTCGGTGTTGCCGACGCTCCCGAGGAAGGGGATTTTACCCTGCCGGCCCTTTTGCGCCGGGGCAATCTGACGGTTTCAGTTGCCACCGCCGGCGGCAGTCCCGCTCTGGCCGCTCTCCTCCGGGATCGGTTGGCCGACCAGTTGGGCCCGGAATGGGCAACGGTACTGGAAATAGCCGCCGCCCTGCGCCAAAAGCGGTTGACACTTCAAGGGAAAACCGAATACAATCAGGCGATTTTGCGCCGCCTTCTGGAGGGCGGACTCCCCGATCTGATTGCCGACGGTGATGCTTCGGCCGTCGACCGGCTGCTGCAGACCCTCTTCGGTGAGGGGTGTACGCTGGCGCAGTTGGGGATTCGCCTCGCGAAAGGGATGACATGACCGCCAACATCCTCCTCTTCAAGATCACCCTGCTCCTTTATTTCGGCGCTACCGTCCTCTTTCTCGTTGACGTTATCGGCCGACTGGAGAAGACCGGCCGGTTCGCCCGCTGGCTGCTGGTCGGCGGTTTCACCGTCCATTCCGCCGCCCTGGTCGCCCGTTTCGTCGCTTCCGGTTTCACCCCGTCCGCCACCCTGCATGAGTCCCTGTCCTTTTTCGCCTGGACCGTGGTCGGCATCTACCTGCTGTTCGACCTGCGCTACCGGCTGGCCGTACTCGGGGCCTTCGTCTGCCCGCTGGCGCTGGTTCTGATGATCGCCGGCAGCGCCGCCCCCATGGGCGTGCAACCACTCAACCCGATGCTCGACAGCTGGTGGTTTCCGGTGCACGTCACCCTGGCCTTTCTCGGCAACGCCGTATTTGCCATCGCCTTCGGTGCCGGCATCATGTACCTTCTGCAGGAGCGGATGCTCAAGAGCAAGAAGTTTTCCGCCCTTTACTACCGGCTGCCGTCTCTGCAGACTCTCGACAGTATCAACTACAAATGTCTGACCTTCGGCTTTCCGCTGATGACCATGGGGATCATCTCCGGGGCGATCTGGGCCAACTCGGCCTGGGGCGGTTACTGGCGCTGGGATCCCAAGGAGACCTGGGCGCTGATTACCTGGTTTCTCTACGCTGCGCTGCTGCACGGCCGGCTGACCATCGGCTGGCGTGGCCGGCGGGCGGCGATTTTTGCCATCATCGGCTTTCTCTGCCTGCTGTTCACCTTCCTCGGGGTCAACCTGCTGCTTACCGGCGAGCACAGCTTCCGTGCCATGGGCGGTCGCTGACGGTCACCATGCCTCTGCGGGGGCGCCTGCAGGCGCGATTTCGTATTATGGATCGGTAGTATGAATATCATCGTTGTGGGGCTGAGTCACAAGACCGCCCCCGTGGAAATACGCGAGCGCGTCGCCTTTGCCCCCACCGCCATGGAGAAACCCCTGCGTGAACTGCTGGCGCTGCCGGCGGTCAGCGAAGGGGTCATCGTCTCTACCTGCAACCGCGTCGAGTTCTATGCCGCCAGCCGCGACGCCGATGCCGCCACGGCCCAGCTCAAGCGTTTCCTTGCCGACTATCACGGCATCCCGCTGGAACAACTCGAGTCGCACCTCTACGACTACCAGGGCGGCGAGGCCATCCGCCACGTCTTCCGGGTCGCCTCCAGCCTCGATTCGATGGTCATCGGCGAACCGCAGATTCTCGGCCAGATCAAGACCGCCTACGGCTACGCCGCCGAATTCAAGACCGTCGGCCTGATCCTCAACCGCTTCCTGCACAAGGCCTTTTCCGTTGCCAAGCGGGTGCGCACCGAAACCGACATCGCCAGCAACGCCGTCTCCGTCTCCTTCGCCGCGGTGGAGCTGGCGCGCAAAATTTTCGGCAGCCTCGACGGCAAGACGGTCATGATCATCGGCGCCGGCGAGATGTGCGAGCTGGCGGCCCGCCACTTCGTCAACAACGGCGTCTCCCAGGTCTTCGTCACCAACCGCACCTTCGAACGGGCGGAGAAGCTGGCCGCGGAGTTCGGCGGCCGGCCGATCCTATTCGACAATTTCGCCGACCATCTGAACCAGGTCGACATCGTCATGACCTCCACCGGGGCGCCCAACTTCATCCTCGGCCACAAAAAGGTGGAGGAGGTCATCCGCCAGCGCAAGAACAAGCCGATGTTCTTCATCGACATCGCCGTGCCGCGCGACATCGACCCCAAGGTCAACGACATCGACAACGTCTACCTCTACGATGTCGACGACCTGCAGGGGGTGGTGCAGTCCAACCTCAAGGAGCGGCAGAAGGAAGCGAAGAAGGCCGAAGGGATCATCGACCTGGAGATCGACCAGTTCCACCGCTGGATCGCCAGCCTCGAAGTCGTGCCGACCATCGTTTCGCTGCGCAAGAGGCTCGAGGAGATCCGCCGCGGCGAGCTGGAGAAGACCTTCGCCAGCCTCAAGGAGCTGGGGCCGAAAGAGAAGAAGTCGATCGAGGCGCTGACCGCCGCCATCATCAACAAGGTGCTGCACCAGCCGATCACCGTACTCAAGCAGTCGCAGAACGACGGTGCCGGCGAGAACTACGTCGATGCCGTCCGGGCGCTCTTCGATCTCGAAGCGCCGAATCCCGAAGGTGAAATGAAATCCCTCGACGAGCAGAGCGGCGAGGACTAAAGGAGATATGGATACATGACTATGAAGACGCTTCGCATCGGCACCCGGGCCAGCCAACTGGCCCTGTGGCAGGCCAACTGGGTCAAGTCCGAGCTGGAAAAGCGCTATCCCGGCCTGGAGGTCACCCTGACCAAGATCAAGACGCAGGGGGACAAGATTCTCGACGTGCCGCTGGCCATGGTCGGCGGCAAGGGGCTGTTCGTCAAGGAAATCGAAGAGGCGATGCTGCGCGGCGAGATCGACATCGCCGTCCATTCGATGAAGGATGTGCCGACCATCTTCCCCGAGGGGCTGGCACTGCGCTGCATCACCGAACGGGAGGACTGCCGCGACATCGTCATCCTCCGCCCGGGGGTTTCCAGCTGGAGCGAACTCCCTCAGGGCGCCCGCATCGGCACCAGTGCCCTGCGCCGCAAGGCCCAGCTCCTGCACCTGCGCCCCGACTTCAAGATGCTCGATATCCGCGGTAATGTCGAAACCCGCATCCGCAAGCTCACTGAAGACAATCTCGACGCGGTGATCCTGGCCGCCGCCGGGATGCACCGTCTCGGCTTCAGCGGCCAGATCGGCGAGTACCTGCCGGTCGAGATCTCTCTGCCAGCCATCGGCCAGGGTGCCCTGGGGCTCGAAAGCCGCATTGATGATGCAGAGATCAACGCCCTGATCGACTTCTTCAACCACCCCGAGACCGACTGGGCAGTGCGCGGTGAACGCGCCTTTCTCAAGCGCCTCGAGGGGGGGTGCCAGGTCCCCATCGCCTGTCACGGCACCGTCAGCGGCGACCAGCTCACCCTGACCGGGCTGGTGGCGGATTGCGACGGGGTGCAGCTGCTCAAGAAAACCGCTGTCGGCCACGTCGGCTCCGCAGAGAAACTGGGGACCTCCCTCGCCGACGACCTTCTCATCCAGGGCGCCGGTAAGATCCTCAACGAGGTCTACCAGCACGAAACGTTCAACGTAAACAAGGAAGACGTATAGGGGCGCAATTTATTGCGCCCAGGGCGCGATGAATCGCGCCCCTACGGCGATTTTACGAAGGATGCAGCGTAAGGGCGGGTCTGAGACCCGCCCTTACCGGTTATGGTGAACCATTGAAACAGGGCATCGTCTATCTCATCGGCGCCGGTCCCGGCGACCCTGGGCTCATCACCGTCAAAGGGCTCGATTGCCTGCGGCGGGCCGAGGTGGTGGTCTACGACTACCTGGCCAATCCCGAACTGCTGCGCGAGGCGCCCGGCGCCGAACAGATCTATGTCGGCAAGACCCGCGGCCACCACCATCGCCCGCAGGAAGAGATCAACACCCTGCTGGTGGACCTGGCCCGGCAGGGCAGGGTCGTCGCCCGGCTCAAGGGCGGGGACCCTTTCATCTTCGGCCGCGGCGGCGAGGAGGCCCTGGTCCTCAGCCGAGCGGGCATCCCCTTCGAGGTGGTGCCGGGGGTGAGCGCCGGCTTCGCTGCCGCCGCCTATGCCGGCATCCCTCTGACCCACCGGGACTTCACCACCAGCCTCGGCCTCTTTACCGGCCACGAGGATCCGGAGAAGAAGCTCTCGAGTCTCGACTGGGAGAAACTGGCTACCGGCGTCGGCACCCTGGTCTTCTACATGGGGATGGCCAACCTCCCGCTGATCGCCGAGCAACTCGTCGCCCACGGCCGGCCGGCGACCACGCCGGTGGCGGTGGTCCGCTGGGCGACCACCCCGCGCCAGCGCACGGTGACGGCGACCCTCGGCGATGTCGTGGAGAAAGTGCGCGCAGCCGGAATCAAGCCGCCGGCAGTGATCATCGTCGGCGAGGTGGTGGCCCTGCGCGAGGAGCTGCGCTGGTTCGACAACCGGCCGCTTTTCGGCCGCCGCATTCTGGTCACCCGCACCGCCGAGCAGACCGGCAGCTTCGCCGCCCTGCTCGAGGCGCAGGGGGCCGAGGCGGTCGCCTGCCCGCTCATCGAGATCGTTCCGCCCCCTTCCTGGGCGGAACTGGACGCCGAGATCGCGCGGCTGGCCGAGACCGACCTGCTGATCCTCACCTCGGCCAACGCCGTCGATGCCTTCTTCGGCCGCCTTTCGGCCGCAGGCCGGGACCTGCGGTCGCTGCATGGGGTTGTCGTGGTCGCGGTCGGCCCCAAGACCGCCGCCGCTATAGAGGAGCGCGGA
The sequence above is drawn from the Desulfuromonadales bacterium genome and encodes:
- a CDS encoding bifunctional precorrin-2 dehydrogenase/sirohydrochlorin ferrochelatase — translated: MSDYPILLQLQGRLCVVIGGGPVAIRKARGLRKAGARVRLIASELAVSGGELTDVEVVIRPYSAGDLQGAFVAFAATDDRLVNAAVVREARQRGVLVGVADAPEEGDFTLPALLRRGNLTVSVATAGGSPALAALLRDRLADQLGPEWATVLEIAAALRQKRLTLQGKTEYNQAILRRLLEGGLPDLIADGDASAVDRLLQTLFGEGCTLAQLGIRLAKGMT
- the ccsB gene encoding c-type cytochrome biogenesis protein CcsB, with the translated sequence MTANILLFKITLLLYFGATVLFLVDVIGRLEKTGRFARWLLVGGFTVHSAALVARFVASGFTPSATLHESLSFFAWTVVGIYLLFDLRYRLAVLGAFVCPLALVLMIAGSAAPMGVQPLNPMLDSWWFPVHVTLAFLGNAVFAIAFGAGIMYLLQERMLKSKKFSALYYRLPSLQTLDSINYKCLTFGFPLMTMGIISGAIWANSAWGGYWRWDPKETWALITWFLYAALLHGRLTIGWRGRRAAIFAIIGFLCLLFTFLGVNLLLTGEHSFRAMGGR
- the hemA gene encoding glutamyl-tRNA reductase codes for the protein MNIIVVGLSHKTAPVEIRERVAFAPTAMEKPLRELLALPAVSEGVIVSTCNRVEFYAASRDADAATAQLKRFLADYHGIPLEQLESHLYDYQGGEAIRHVFRVASSLDSMVIGEPQILGQIKTAYGYAAEFKTVGLILNRFLHKAFSVAKRVRTETDIASNAVSVSFAAVELARKIFGSLDGKTVMIIGAGEMCELAARHFVNNGVSQVFVTNRTFERAEKLAAEFGGRPILFDNFADHLNQVDIVMTSTGAPNFILGHKKVEEVIRQRKNKPMFFIDIAVPRDIDPKVNDIDNVYLYDVDDLQGVVQSNLKERQKEAKKAEGIIDLEIDQFHRWIASLEVVPTIVSLRKRLEEIRRGELEKTFASLKELGPKEKKSIEALTAAIINKVLHQPITVLKQSQNDGAGENYVDAVRALFDLEAPNPEGEMKSLDEQSGED
- the hemC gene encoding hydroxymethylbilane synthase; protein product: MTMKTLRIGTRASQLALWQANWVKSELEKRYPGLEVTLTKIKTQGDKILDVPLAMVGGKGLFVKEIEEAMLRGEIDIAVHSMKDVPTIFPEGLALRCITEREDCRDIVILRPGVSSWSELPQGARIGTSALRRKAQLLHLRPDFKMLDIRGNVETRIRKLTEDNLDAVILAAAGMHRLGFSGQIGEYLPVEISLPAIGQGALGLESRIDDAEINALIDFFNHPETDWAVRGERAFLKRLEGGCQVPIACHGTVSGDQLTLTGLVADCDGVQLLKKTAVGHVGSAEKLGTSLADDLLIQGAGKILNEVYQHETFNVNKEDV
- the cobA gene encoding uroporphyrinogen-III C-methyltransferase, with translation MKQGIVYLIGAGPGDPGLITVKGLDCLRRAEVVVYDYLANPELLREAPGAEQIYVGKTRGHHHRPQEEINTLLVDLARQGRVVARLKGGDPFIFGRGGEEALVLSRAGIPFEVVPGVSAGFAAAAYAGIPLTHRDFTTSLGLFTGHEDPEKKLSSLDWEKLATGVGTLVFYMGMANLPLIAEQLVAHGRPATTPVAVVRWATTPRQRTVTATLGDVVEKVRAAGIKPPAVIIVGEVVALREELRWFDNRPLFGRRILVTRTAEQTGSFAALLEAQGAEAVACPLIEIVPPPSWAELDAEIARLAETDLLILTSANAVDAFFGRLSAAGRDLRSLHGVVVVAVGPKTAAAIEERGLRPDLVPADYRAEGVVELLKARGVAGRRVLYPRAELARDLIPKELAAAGAAVAAPLAYRTVPPAGGAERLREILAAGDIDAVTFTSSSTVENFLALAGPDAVDLLRRVTVVSIGPLTTKTAERHGLQVAVEPAASTLEAMVEAMVEYFRNRQD